The following proteins are encoded in a genomic region of Mycobacterium sp. 155:
- a CDS encoding valine--tRNA ligase gives MTSTPDDRADALPKSWEPGAVEAELYQGWVDAGYFTADATSDKPAYSIVLPPPNVTGSLHMGHALDHTLMDVLTRRKRMQGYEVLWLPGMDHAGIATQTLVEKQLATDGKTKEDFGRELFVEKVWDWKRESGGTIGAQMRRIGDGVDWSRDRFTMDDGLSRAVRTIFKRLFDAGLIYQAERLVNWSPVLETAISDLEVKYDDVEGELVSFRYGSMSDDEPHIVVATTRVETMLGDTAIAVHPDDERYRHLVGKTLPHPFLDDRIIIVADSHVDPEFGTGAVKVTPAHDPNDFEIGLRHQLPMPTIMDTKGRIADTGTQFDGMDRFEARVKVREALAEQGRIVAEKRPYLHSVGHSERSGEPIEPRLSLQWWVKVESLAKAAGDAVRGGDTVIHPPSLEPRWFSWVDDMHDWCISRQLWWGHRIPIWHGPNGETVCVGPDETPPEGWEQDPDVLDTWFSSALWPFSTMGWPDRTPELTKFYPTSVLVTGYDILFFWVARMMMFGTFVGNDPAITLDGVRGRQVPFQNVFLHGLIRDEFGRKMSKSRGNGIDPLDWVEKFGADALRFTLARGASPGGDLSIGEDHARASRNFATKLFNATRFALMNGTSPAPLPPADELTDADRWILGRLEEVRAEVDDALDSYQFSRACEALYHFAWDEFCDWYVELAKVQLFGGLPHTTAVLAAVLDTLLKLLHPVMPFVTETLWKTLTGGESAVIAAWPEPSGFAPDSVAAQRITDMQKLITEVRRFRSDQGLADRQKVPARLSDIAAAGLSGQLPAITALAWLTEAGDGFTPSAAVEVRLSQTTVVVEVDTSGTVDVAAERRRLEKDLAAAQKEMTTTTAKLGNDAFLAKAPADVVDKIRGRQQVATEEVERITARLAGLA, from the coding sequence GTGACTTCCACCCCTGACGATCGCGCCGACGCCCTCCCCAAGTCCTGGGAGCCGGGTGCGGTAGAAGCTGAGCTGTACCAGGGCTGGGTGGACGCCGGTTACTTCACTGCCGATGCCACGAGTGATAAGCCCGCCTACTCGATCGTGCTGCCGCCCCCGAACGTGACCGGCAGCCTGCACATGGGCCACGCCCTGGACCACACTTTGATGGACGTCCTCACTCGGCGTAAGCGAATGCAGGGCTACGAAGTGCTGTGGCTGCCCGGCATGGACCACGCCGGCATCGCCACCCAGACTTTGGTCGAGAAGCAGCTCGCCACCGACGGCAAGACCAAGGAAGACTTCGGCCGCGAACTGTTCGTCGAGAAGGTATGGGACTGGAAGCGTGAGTCCGGCGGAACCATCGGCGCGCAAATGCGCCGCATCGGCGACGGAGTGGACTGGAGTCGCGACCGGTTCACCATGGACGACGGTCTGTCCCGCGCGGTCCGCACGATCTTCAAGCGCCTGTTCGACGCCGGGCTGATCTATCAAGCCGAGCGGCTTGTCAACTGGTCGCCCGTGCTCGAGACTGCGATCAGCGATCTCGAGGTCAAGTATGACGACGTCGAGGGCGAACTCGTGTCGTTCCGCTACGGCTCGATGAGCGACGACGAGCCCCATATCGTGGTGGCGACCACCCGCGTCGAAACCATGTTGGGCGACACCGCGATTGCCGTGCACCCCGACGACGAGCGCTACCGCCACCTGGTCGGCAAGACGTTGCCGCACCCGTTTTTGGATGACCGCATCATTATTGTGGCCGACAGCCACGTCGATCCCGAATTCGGCACGGGCGCAGTCAAAGTCACTCCGGCGCACGACCCGAACGACTTCGAGATCGGGTTGCGTCACCAGCTGCCGATGCCGACGATCATGGACACCAAGGGCCGAATCGCCGACACCGGAACGCAATTCGACGGGATGGACCGGTTCGAGGCGCGCGTCAAGGTGCGCGAGGCCTTGGCCGAGCAGGGCCGGATCGTCGCCGAGAAACGGCCCTACCTGCACAGCGTCGGGCATTCGGAGCGCAGCGGCGAGCCCATCGAACCGCGGCTGTCGCTGCAGTGGTGGGTCAAGGTCGAGAGCCTGGCCAAGGCCGCCGGAGACGCCGTGCGGGGCGGCGACACCGTGATTCACCCGCCGAGCCTAGAGCCGCGGTGGTTCTCCTGGGTCGACGACATGCACGATTGGTGCATCTCCCGGCAGCTGTGGTGGGGCCACCGCATCCCGATCTGGCACGGCCCCAATGGCGAGACGGTGTGCGTCGGACCCGACGAGACCCCGCCGGAGGGCTGGGAACAGGACCCCGACGTGCTGGACACCTGGTTCTCGTCGGCACTGTGGCCGTTCTCCACCATGGGATGGCCCGACCGCACTCCCGAACTGACCAAGTTCTACCCGACCAGTGTGCTGGTCACCGGCTACGACATCCTGTTCTTCTGGGTGGCCCGGATGATGATGTTCGGCACGTTCGTCGGCAACGACCCGGCGATCACGCTCGACGGGGTGCGCGGCAGGCAGGTGCCGTTCCAGAATGTCTTCCTACACGGCCTGATTCGCGATGAGTTCGGCCGCAAGATGAGCAAGTCGCGGGGCAACGGCATCGACCCGCTGGACTGGGTGGAGAAGTTCGGCGCCGACGCCTTGCGATTCACCCTGGCCCGGGGCGCGAGTCCCGGCGGCGATCTGTCCATCGGCGAGGACCACGCCCGGGCCTCGCGCAACTTCGCGACCAAGCTGTTCAACGCCACCCGGTTCGCGTTGATGAACGGCACCTCTCCCGCCCCACTGCCGCCGGCGGATGAGCTGACCGACGCCGACCGCTGGATTTTGGGCCGGTTGGAGGAGGTTCGCGCCGAGGTCGACGATGCGCTCGACTCGTATCAGTTCAGCCGGGCCTGCGAAGCGCTCTACCACTTCGCATGGGACGAATTCTGCGACTGGTACGTGGAGCTGGCCAAGGTACAGCTGTTCGGCGGTTTGCCTCACACCACGGCGGTGCTCGCAGCGGTCCTCGACACGCTGCTCAAGCTGCTGCATCCGGTGATGCCCTTCGTCACCGAGACGCTGTGGAAGACCCTCACCGGTGGCGAGTCGGCGGTGATCGCGGCGTGGCCGGAGCCATCCGGATTTGCTCCGGATTCTGTTGCTGCCCAACGTATTACCGATATGCAGAAGCTCATCACCGAGGTGCGGCGGTTCCGCAGCGATCAGGGGTTGGCCGATCGACAGAAGGTTCCGGCCCGGCTGTCCGACATCGCCGCCGCGGGCCTTTCCGGGCAGCTTCCCGCCATCACTGCTCTGGCCTGGCTGACCGAGGCCGGTGACGGATTCACCCCGTCGGCCGCCGTCGAGGTGCGGTTGTCGCAGACCACCGTCGTGGTCGAGGTGGACACATCCGGCACCGTCGACGTCGCCGCCGAACGCCGGCGGCTGGAAAAGGATCTGGCCGCCGCTCAGAAGGAGATGACCACCACTACCGCAAAACTCGGCAATGACGCGTTCCTCGCCAAAGCGCCCGCCGACGTGGTCGACAAGATCCGTGGTCGCCAGCAGGTGGCCACCGAGGAGGTCGAACGCATCACCGCGCGCTTGGCCGGTCTGGCATGA
- a CDS encoding folylpolyglutamate synthase/dihydrofolate synthase family protein, whose protein sequence is MSEPVTDPIPSPDEIAALLQVEHLLDQRWPETKLEPSTTRIVALLELLGSPQRAYPSIHVAGTNGKTSVCRIIDALLIALHRRTGRTTSPHLQSAVERISIDGKPISPARYVETYREIEPLVELVDRQSEATGGPKMSKFEVLTAMAFVAFADAPIDVAVVETGMGGRWDATNVVNAPVAVITPIGIDHTDYLGDTIVAIAGEKAGIITRQPDDLVPLEMDMSTVAVIAQQPPEAMEVLLAETVRADAAVARENSEFAVLGRQVAIGGQMLELQGLGGVYSDIFLPLHGEHQAHNAAVALAAVEAFFGAGADRQLDLDAVRAGFAAVRSPGRLERMRSAPTVFIDAAHNPAGAAALAETLREEFDFRYLVGVVSVLADKDVDGILTALEPAFDQIVVTHNGSPRALDVESLTQLAEERFGPDRVITASTLPDAIETATALVEDAGAEGEGLSGAGMVITGSVVTAGAARSLFGKDPQ, encoded by the coding sequence ATGAGCGAGCCGGTGACTGACCCGATTCCTTCGCCGGACGAGATCGCCGCCTTGCTTCAGGTCGAGCACCTGCTCGACCAGCGCTGGCCGGAGACCAAACTGGAACCCAGCACCACCCGGATCGTCGCGCTGCTGGAGCTGCTGGGTTCGCCGCAGCGGGCGTACCCGTCCATCCACGTTGCGGGCACCAACGGCAAAACCTCGGTGTGCCGGATCATCGACGCCCTGCTGATCGCGCTGCACCGCCGCACCGGGCGCACCACCAGCCCGCACCTACAGTCCGCGGTGGAGCGGATTTCCATTGACGGCAAACCGATTTCACCGGCCCGGTATGTCGAGACCTACCGCGAGATCGAGCCGCTGGTCGAGCTCGTCGATCGGCAGTCCGAAGCGACCGGCGGACCGAAGATGAGTAAGTTCGAAGTGTTGACGGCGATGGCATTCGTGGCGTTCGCCGACGCCCCCATCGACGTCGCGGTTGTCGAGACCGGCATGGGCGGGCGGTGGGATGCCACCAACGTCGTCAATGCGCCGGTTGCGGTGATCACCCCGATCGGGATCGACCACACCGACTACCTCGGTGACACGATCGTCGCAATCGCGGGGGAGAAAGCCGGGATCATCACCCGCCAGCCCGACGACCTGGTTCCATTGGAAATGGACATGTCCACCGTGGCGGTCATTGCCCAGCAACCACCCGAGGCGATGGAGGTGCTGCTGGCCGAGACCGTGCGCGCCGACGCCGCAGTGGCCCGGGAGAACTCCGAGTTCGCGGTGCTGGGGCGCCAGGTCGCGATCGGCGGGCAGATGCTGGAATTGCAGGGGCTCGGCGGGGTGTACTCGGACATCTTCTTGCCGCTGCACGGTGAACACCAGGCGCATAACGCCGCGGTCGCGCTGGCAGCGGTGGAGGCGTTCTTCGGTGCCGGTGCAGACCGCCAACTTGACCTCGACGCGGTGCGGGCTGGTTTCGCGGCGGTGCGCAGCCCGGGCCGGCTGGAGCGGATGCGCAGTGCGCCAACTGTTTTCATCGACGCCGCACACAACCCCGCCGGAGCGGCAGCCCTGGCGGAAACTTTGCGGGAAGAGTTCGACTTCCGCTACCTGGTGGGTGTGGTGTCAGTGCTGGCCGACAAGGACGTCGACGGCATCCTGACTGCTCTGGAACCGGCGTTCGATCAGATTGTGGTGACCCACAACGGCTCGCCCCGCGCTCTCGACGTCGAGTCGCTGACTCAGTTGGCCGAGGAACGCTTCGGCCCGGACCGCGTCATCACCGCGTCCACGCTGCCCGACGCCATCGAAACCGCCACCGCCCTGGTTGAGGACGCCGGCGCCGAGGGCGAGGGATTGTCCGGGGCAGGCATGGTGATCACTGGTTCGGTGGTAACCGCCGGCGCTGCACGCAGCTTGTTCGGGAAGGACCCACAGTGA
- a CDS encoding DUF4233 domain-containing protein — MAGTLILEAIVVLLALPVVANSGNGLTVWSGGYLVGLAVVLILMSGLQGRPWAIWMNLALQFVLIAGVVIHPGIGFMGIVFLLVWLLILYLRGEVKRRQDRGLLPGQQDSPEER, encoded by the coding sequence ATGGCCGGAACCCTGATCCTCGAAGCCATCGTGGTCCTGTTGGCCCTTCCTGTCGTCGCGAACAGTGGCAACGGGCTGACCGTGTGGTCGGGCGGCTACCTGGTGGGCCTGGCAGTGGTTCTCATCCTGATGTCGGGCCTGCAGGGCAGGCCGTGGGCGATCTGGATGAACCTGGCACTGCAGTTCGTGCTGATCGCCGGGGTGGTGATCCATCCCGGAATCGGCTTCATGGGCATCGTGTTCCTGCTGGTCTGGCTGTTGATCCTGTATCTGCGTGGCGAGGTCAAACGGCGACAGGACAGGGGCCTGCTGCCCGGTCAGCAGGATTCGCCGGAAGAAAGATGA
- a CDS encoding carbonic anhydrase produces the protein MDLTFSRRRWLGLVGVGAATALAACGKPASEESTGTVTVPPGEVFVTETPRPVITNPDVALQQLRDGNRRFVDAQMRNPNQDPASRLSLSKSQQPFAVVLSCSDSRLPPEVIFDQGLGDLFVARVAGNVVDASLLDSVEYGVAHLGAPLVVVMGHQDCGAVSATLKTVQDHKAPEEDMNALVAAITPAITVAEQRQGDLLDNTVRANAELSKDAIVATSVIRDRLNSGAVKVVTAYYSLDTGVATIA, from the coding sequence GTGGACCTTACATTTTCGCGGCGCCGCTGGCTCGGGCTCGTAGGCGTCGGTGCGGCGACAGCGCTGGCAGCCTGTGGCAAGCCCGCGTCGGAGGAGAGCACCGGCACGGTGACCGTTCCGCCCGGGGAGGTGTTCGTCACCGAGACCCCGCGGCCGGTGATCACCAACCCCGACGTCGCGCTGCAGCAATTGCGCGACGGCAACCGCAGGTTCGTCGACGCCCAGATGCGGAACCCGAACCAGGATCCGGCCAGTCGGCTCTCGTTGTCGAAGTCTCAGCAGCCGTTTGCGGTGGTGCTGAGCTGCTCGGACTCCCGGCTGCCGCCGGAGGTGATCTTCGACCAGGGCCTGGGTGACCTGTTCGTCGCGCGCGTCGCCGGTAACGTCGTCGACGCCTCGCTGTTGGACAGCGTCGAGTACGGCGTGGCGCATCTGGGCGCGCCTCTGGTGGTTGTCATGGGCCATCAGGACTGTGGTGCGGTGTCGGCCACGCTCAAGACGGTTCAGGACCACAAGGCGCCGGAAGAAGACATGAACGCGTTGGTCGCGGCGATCACGCCGGCCATCACCGTCGCTGAGCAGCGGCAGGGCGACCTTCTGGACAACACCGTGCGGGCGAACGCCGAGCTGTCCAAGGACGCGATCGTGGCGACGTCGGTGATACGTGACCGGCTGAATTCCGGCGCGGTGAAGGTCGTCACCGCCTACTACAGCCTTGATACGGGAGTGGCGACGATCGCGTAG
- the ndk gene encoding nucleoside-diphosphate kinase, translated as MTERTLVLIKPDGVERHLVGEIIGRIERKGLTLAALELKNVSDELARQHYAEHADKPFFGSLLEFITSGPVVAAIVEGPRAVAAFRQLAGGTDPVEKAVPGTIRGDLALVTQDNLVHGSDSLESAAREIALWFPGESAGE; from the coding sequence GTGACTGAGCGGACCCTCGTGTTGATCAAGCCCGACGGCGTAGAGCGCCACCTGGTCGGGGAGATCATCGGCCGGATAGAACGCAAGGGCCTGACCCTGGCGGCCCTGGAGCTGAAGAACGTCAGCGATGAGCTGGCGCGGCAGCACTACGCCGAGCATGCGGACAAGCCGTTCTTCGGTTCGCTGCTCGAATTCATCACGTCCGGCCCCGTGGTCGCCGCGATCGTCGAGGGCCCCCGCGCGGTGGCCGCATTCCGGCAGCTCGCCGGCGGCACCGATCCGGTGGAGAAGGCCGTGCCGGGCACGATCCGTGGCGACCTGGCCCTGGTGACCCAGGACAACCTGGTGCACGGCTCGGATTCGCTGGAGTCGGCGGCCCGCGAGATCGCCCTCTGGTTCCCCGGAGAATCTGCCGGGGAGTAA
- a CDS encoding Rne/Rng family ribonuclease, giving the protein MAEDAHTEDLSTQTPQQDGLPERLRVHSLARVLGTTSRRVLDALAEFDGRHRSAHSTVNKADAERVRAALAPTESAVQPSVVDAVVVESVQPVAAIESVAVFETSPTAVVSEPELPAEAQPVAFEPEPEPSEPELEPAAAEPEPESEPEPALVESVVVGDEPESRLILETANIPPAREAHTERADYLPLFVAPQPIVFEPVDTDDDDDDFDTSSDSDADGDSDEDQADRPTARRRRRGRRGRGRGRGEQNDDNGPDTDADTDDDQAESEQDSGEESDDSDEDGDEDSTGTDGGTRRRRRRRRRKTGSGDSDDAGSPDDPPNTVVHERTPRSDRSDKTAGDDSEIQGISGSTRLEAKRQRRRDGRDAGRRRPPILSEAEFLARREAVERTMIVRDKVRSEPPHEGARYTQIAVLEDGVVVEHFVTSAASASLVGNIYLGIVQNVLPSMEAAFVDIGRGRNGVLYAGEVNWEAAGLGGANRKIEQALKPGDYVVVQVSKDPVGHKGARLTTQVSLAGRYLVYVPGASSTGISRKLPDTERQRLKEILREVVPANAGVIIRTASEGVKEDDIRSDVNRLQERWTGIEAKAAEITDKKAGAAVALYEEPDVLVKVIRDLFNEDFSGLIVSGDDAWNTINSYVNTVAPDLVSRLTKYEPAGSDGAVGPDVFAVHRIDEQLAKAMDRKVWLPSGGTLVIDRTEAMTVVDVNTGKFTGSGGNLEQTVTRNNLEAAEEIVRQLRLRDIGGIVVIDFIDMVLESNRDLVLRRLTEALARDRTRHQVSEVTSLGLVQLTRKRLGTGLIEAFSTSCTHCGGRGIVLHGDPVDSASAGGGRQSEPSSGGGRRSKRGKKGGKPEDMPVVKVPDHPAGEHPMFKAMAAANGRLHDDEEQDEHSKEYEEFDDLESTEDDSVVAERGDDTAEQVARETAEEDLDDDENDDDDENSDEDDDDDSDEDDDEESDEDEIDLDSDDEDVDDDIDVIDNDSTDEDSADDDSDDDDGDDDDEVELPQVITVARRQRRRAAARPAGPPTHE; this is encoded by the coding sequence GTGGCCGAAGATGCCCATACCGAAGACCTATCCACCCAGACTCCGCAGCAGGACGGACTCCCAGAACGCCTGAGGGTCCATTCGCTCGCCCGAGTGCTCGGCACCACCAGCCGGCGGGTGCTCGATGCGCTCGCCGAGTTCGACGGACGCCACCGCAGTGCGCACTCGACCGTCAACAAAGCTGACGCCGAGCGGGTCCGTGCGGCCTTGGCCCCGACTGAATCCGCCGTCCAACCTAGCGTGGTCGATGCTGTTGTAGTCGAGTCCGTGCAACCGGTGGCGGCGATTGAGTCCGTCGCGGTGTTCGAGACGTCCCCGACGGCTGTTGTGTCGGAACCCGAACTGCCCGCCGAGGCTCAGCCCGTGGCGTTCGAACCGGAACCCGAGCCATCGGAACCTGAGCTGGAGCCCGCGGCCGCGGAGCCTGAACCTGAATCGGAGCCTGAACCCGCACTGGTCGAGTCTGTCGTGGTGGGTGACGAACCCGAGTCCCGGCTGATCCTGGAGACCGCGAACATCCCCCCGGCTCGTGAGGCGCACACCGAACGTGCGGACTATCTGCCGCTGTTCGTCGCACCCCAGCCGATCGTTTTCGAGCCCGTCGATACCGACGACGATGACGACGACTTCGATACGTCCTCCGACAGTGATGCGGATGGTGATTCCGACGAGGACCAGGCTGACCGGCCTACCGCGCGCCGGCGTCGCCGCGGACGTCGGGGCCGGGGTCGCGGCCGTGGCGAACAGAACGACGACAACGGCCCGGACACTGACGCCGACACCGATGACGATCAAGCCGAGAGTGAGCAGGATTCGGGCGAGGAGTCCGATGACTCGGACGAGGACGGCGACGAGGACAGCACCGGCACCGACGGCGGCACCCGGCGCCGGCGCCGGCGCAGGCGCCGCAAGACCGGCTCGGGAGACTCCGACGACGCCGGATCGCCTGACGATCCACCGAACACCGTCGTGCACGAGCGCACGCCGCGATCCGATCGGTCGGACAAGACTGCCGGGGACGACTCGGAGATCCAGGGCATATCCGGATCGACCCGCTTGGAGGCCAAGCGTCAGCGCCGTCGCGATGGCCGCGACGCGGGGCGCCGCCGCCCGCCGATCCTCAGCGAGGCCGAGTTCCTGGCCCGTCGCGAAGCCGTCGAACGCACCATGATCGTGCGTGACAAAGTGCGCAGCGAGCCGCCGCACGAGGGCGCCCGATACACCCAGATCGCGGTGCTCGAAGACGGTGTCGTGGTCGAGCACTTTGTGACGTCTGCCGCATCAGCCTCGTTGGTGGGCAACATCTACCTGGGCATCGTGCAAAACGTGCTGCCTTCGATGGAGGCGGCATTCGTCGATATCGGCCGTGGCCGCAATGGCGTGCTCTACGCCGGTGAGGTGAACTGGGAGGCCGCCGGGCTCGGTGGCGCCAACCGCAAGATCGAGCAGGCCCTCAAGCCCGGCGACTACGTCGTCGTCCAGGTCAGCAAGGATCCGGTCGGGCACAAGGGCGCGAGGCTCACCACGCAGGTGTCGTTGGCCGGCCGGTATCTGGTGTACGTCCCCGGGGCGTCGTCGACCGGCATCAGCCGCAAGCTGCCCGACACCGAGCGGCAGCGTCTCAAAGAGATCCTGCGCGAGGTGGTCCCTGCCAATGCCGGCGTGATCATCCGCACCGCGTCGGAAGGCGTCAAGGAAGACGACATCCGCTCCGATGTGAACCGACTGCAGGAGCGCTGGACGGGCATCGAGGCCAAGGCCGCCGAGATCACCGACAAGAAGGCCGGCGCGGCCGTCGCCCTCTACGAGGAGCCCGACGTGCTGGTGAAGGTCATCCGTGACCTGTTCAACGAGGACTTCTCCGGGCTCATCGTGTCCGGCGACGACGCCTGGAACACCATCAACTCTTACGTGAACACCGTGGCTCCCGACCTCGTGAGCAGGTTGACGAAGTATGAGCCGGCAGGTTCTGACGGAGCGGTCGGCCCGGACGTGTTCGCCGTGCACCGCATCGACGAGCAGTTGGCCAAGGCGATGGACCGCAAGGTCTGGCTGCCCTCGGGCGGCACTTTGGTTATCGACCGCACCGAGGCGATGACCGTCGTCGATGTCAACACCGGCAAGTTCACCGGCTCCGGCGGGAATCTGGAGCAGACGGTCACCCGAAACAATCTGGAAGCCGCGGAAGAGATCGTCCGACAGCTGCGGCTGCGCGACATCGGCGGCATCGTCGTCATCGACTTCATCGACATGGTGCTGGAATCCAATCGCGATCTGGTGCTGCGCCGATTGACTGAGGCGCTGGCCCGGGACCGCACGCGTCACCAGGTCTCCGAGGTGACGTCGCTGGGCTTGGTACAGCTGACCCGAAAGCGATTGGGCACCGGTCTGATCGAAGCGTTCTCCACGTCGTGCACGCACTGTGGTGGCCGCGGGATCGTGCTGCACGGTGATCCCGTCGACTCCGCGTCGGCGGGCGGTGGGCGCCAATCTGAGCCCAGCAGTGGTGGTGGACGGCGCAGCAAGCGCGGCAAGAAGGGTGGCAAACCTGAGGACATGCCCGTCGTCAAGGTGCCCGACCACCCGGCCGGAGAACACCCGATGTTCAAGGCCATGGCCGCGGCCAACGGTCGCCTTCACGACGACGAGGAACAAGACGAGCACTCCAAGGAGTACGAAGAGTTCGACGACCTCGAGAGCACCGAGGACGACAGTGTCGTTGCCGAGCGCGGCGACGACACCGCCGAGCAAGTGGCCCGCGAGACCGCCGAGGAAGATCTCGACGACGACGAGAATGACGACGACGACGAGAACTCGGACGAGGATGATGACGACGACTCGGACGAGGATGACGACGAAGAGTCGGATGAGGACGAGATCGACCTGGACTCTGATGATGAGGATGTCGACGACGACATCGACGTCATCGACAACGACTCGACCGACGAGGATTCGGCAGACGACGACTCGGACGATGACGACGGGGACGATGACGACGAGGTCGAACTTCCGCAGGTGATCACCGTCGCCCGGCGGCAGCGTCGTCGGGCAGCTGCCCGGCCAGCCGGCCCGCCCACCCACGAGTAG
- the rplU gene encoding 50S ribosomal protein L21, protein MATYAIVKTGGKQYKVAAGDVVKVEKLDAEPGASVSLPVALVVDGANVTSKADDLAKVAVTGEVLEHTKGPKIRIHKFKNKTGYHKRQGHRQQLTVLKVTGIK, encoded by the coding sequence ATGGCGACATACGCAATCGTCAAGACCGGTGGCAAGCAGTACAAGGTTGCGGCCGGTGACGTGGTGAAGGTTGAGAAGCTCGATGCCGAGCCGGGCGCATCCGTGTCGCTGCCGGTCGCCCTGGTGGTCGATGGCGCCAACGTCACGAGCAAGGCCGACGACCTGGCCAAGGTCGCTGTGACCGGCGAGGTCTTGGAGCACACCAAGGGCCCGAAGATCCGTATCCACAAGTTCAAGAACAAGACCGGCTACCACAAGCGCCAGGGGCACCGTCAGCAGCTGACCGTGCTCAAGGTCACCGGTATTAAGTAG